From Xenopus tropicalis strain Nigerian chromosome 3, UCB_Xtro_10.0, whole genome shotgun sequence, the proteins below share one genomic window:
- the rtl9 gene encoding retrotransposon Gag-like protein 9: protein MGAAGEWGMQLGNRALHSLIENPPFTEGGSSRGNSSGQRRAGAGGTPPVRGRRAAAGGTPPVRGRRAAAGGTPPVRGRRAAAGGTPPVRGRWAAAGRTPPVRGRGNSSGQRQASGCKGNSSGQRQAGGRLQGVLLRSEAGGRLQGVLLRSEAGGRLQGELLRSEAGGTPPVRGRGNSSGQRQGELLRSEAGKRLQGELLRSEADGRLQGELLRSEAGGRLQGELLRSEAGGTPPVRGRQAAARGTPPVRGRRAAAGGTPPVRGRWAAAGRTPPVRGRGNSSGQRQGELLRSKAGKRLQGELLRSEADGQLQGELLRSEAGGRLQGELLRSEAGGTPPVRGRQAAARGTSPVRGRRAAAGGIPPVRGRWAVAGTTPPVRGRRAAAGGGELLRSEAGRRLQGELLRSEAGGRLQGELLRLRSQAQQGGLQRGTEHYMDSAKILRSQAQGGGCRGERCLTQYH, encoded by the coding sequence ATGGGTGCAGCTGGGGAATGGGGGATGCAGCTGGGGAACAGAGCTTTACACAGTTTAATTGAAAATCCTCCGTTCACAGAGGGGGGCAGCAGCAGGGGGAACTCCTCCGGTCAGAGACGGGCAGGTGCAGGGGGTACTCCTCCGGTCAGAGGCAGGCGGGCGGCTGCAGGGGGTACTCCTCCGGTCAGAGGCAGGCGGGCGGCTGCAGGGGGTACTCCTCCGGTCAGAGGCAGGCGGGCGGCTGCAGGGGGTACTCCTCCGGTCAGAGGCAGGTGGGCGGCTGCAGGGAGAACTCCTCCGGTCAGAGGCAGGGGGAACTCCTCCGGTCAGAGGCAGGCAAGCGGCTGCAAGGGGAACTCCtccggtcagaggcaggcaggCGGGCGGCTGCAGGGGGTACTCCTCCGGTCAGAGGCAGGCGGGCGGCTGCAGGGGGTACTCCTCCGGTCAGAGGCAGGTGGGCGGCTGCAGGGGGAACTCCTCCGGTCAGAGGCAGGGGGAACTCCTCCGGTCAGAGGCAGGGGGAACTCCTCCGGTCAGAGGCAGGGGGAACTCCTCCGGTCAGAGGCAGGCAAGCGGCTGCAAGGGGAACTCCTCCGGTCAGAGGCAGACGGGCGGCTGCAGGGGGAACTCCTCCGGTCAGAGGCAGGTGGGCGGCTGCAGGGAGAACTCCTCCGGTCAGAGGCAGGGGGAACTCCTCCGGTCAGAGGCAGGCAAGCGGCTGCAAGGGGAACTCCTCCGGTCAGAGGCAGGCGGGCGGCTGCAGGGGGTACTCCTCCGGTCAGAGGCAGGTGGGCGGCTGCAGGGAGAACTCCTCCGGTCAGAGGCAGGGGGAACTCCTCCGGTCAGAGGCAGGGGGAACTCCTCCGGTCAAAGGCAGGCAAGCGGCTGCAAGGGGAACTCCTCCGGTCAGAGGCAGACGGGCAGCTGCAGGGGGAACTCCTCCGGTCAGAGGCAGGTGGGCGGCTGCAGGGAGAACTCCTCCGGTCAGAGGCAGGGGGAACTCCTCCGGTCAGAGGCAGGCAAGCGGCTGCAAGGGGAACTTCTCCGGTCAGAGGCAGACGGGCAGCTGCAGGGGGAATTCCTCCGGTCAGAGGCAGGTGGGCGGTTGCAGGGACAACTCCTCCGGTCAGAGGCAGGCGGGCGGCTGCAGGGGGAGGGGAACTCCtccggtcagaggcaggcaggCGGCTGCAGGGAGAACTCCTCCGGTCAGAGGCAGGCGGGCGGCTACAGGGAGAACTCCTCCGGCTCCGGTCACAGGCACAGCAAGGAGGGCTGCAGAGGGGAACAGAGCATTACATGGACTCAGCGAAAATCCTCCGGTCACAGGCACAGggagggggctgcaggggggaacGGTGCCTCACGCAGTATCACTGA
- the c12orf73 gene encoding uncharacterized protein C12orf73 homolog, whose translation MPAGVSWPRYLKMLGASMLSMFAGAEVVHRYYRPDLSVPDIPPRPGELKTELLGLKAREQQENT comes from the exons ATGCCAGCTGGAGTTTCTTGGCCTCGCTACCTGAAGATGCTAGGAGCAAGTATGCTGTCCATGTTTGCTGGAGCAGAGGTTGTTCATAGATATTACAGACCAGATCTT agtGTGCCTGATATTCCACCACGTCCAGGTGAACTGAAAACAGAGCTCCTGGGATTGAAAGCTCGAGAACAGCAGGAAAACACCTAA